The following is a genomic window from Micromonospora cathayae.
CCCGCTCGCGCTGTTCCCGGGCACCGGGTTCCCGGACGAGACGGGCGGGCCGGGCGCGCAGGGCAGCGCGGTCAACGTGCCGCTGCCGCCGGGTGTCGCCGATGCCGGCTGGCAGCGGGCCTTCCACGCGATCGTGCCGTCGGTGCTGCGCGCGTTCCGGCCGCAGGTGCTGTTCACCCAGTGCGGCGCGGACGGTCACCGGCTCGACCCGCTCGCCGACCTGCACCTGTCCGTCGACGGTCAACGGGCCACCTACCTGGCCCTGCGGGCGCTCGCCGACGAGTTGTGCGAGGGCCGGTGGGTCGCCACCGGCGGCGGCGGGTACGCCCTGGTCGAGGTGGTGCCCCGGGCCTGGACGCACCTGCTGGCGGTCGCCACCGGCGCGCCGATCGACCCGGCCACCCTCACCCCGCCGGCCTGGCGGGAACTGGCCGCCGCCCGTCGGCCCGACCGGGAGGTGCCGCTGCGGATGGGTGACGGCGTCGATCCGGGGTACGAGCCCTGGCAGCCCACCGGCGAGCCGACCCCGGTGGACCGGGTGATCGCCACCACCCGCCGGTCCGTCTTCCCCCTGCTCGGGCTGGACCCGCACGATCCGCGAGACTGAGCCGCCGCGCAGGGAGGGGCCGGGAGTGAGCACGCTGGACCAACCGGTGGACGTGCTGCTCAGCGACGGTACGACCGTCCAGTTGCGGGCCATCCGGCCGGACGACGGGCCGGGCATCGTGGCGATGCACTCGCGCTTCTCCGAGCGCACCCGGTACCTTCGCTACTTCTCGCCGTACCCCCGGATCCCGGAGCGGGACCTGCACCGGTTCACCCACGTCGACCACCGGGACCGGGAGGCGTTCGTGGTGCTGGCCGGCGACCGGATCGTCGCCGTCGGCCGGTACGAACGGCTCGGCCCCCGCTCACCCGACGCCGAGGTGGCGTTCGTGGTGGAGGACGAGTACCAGGGCCGGGGTATCGGTTCGGTGCTGCTGGAGCATCTCGCCGAGGCTGCCGGCCACAGCGGCATCACGTCCTTCGTCGCCGAGGTGCTCCCGGCCAACGGGGCGATGCTGCGGGTCTTCGCCGACTTCGGGTACCAACTCCAGCGGCAGTTCGCCGACGGGGTGGTGCACCTGAGCTTCCCGATCGCCCCGACCGAACAGACCCTGCGGGTGCAGCGGGGCCGGGAGCAGCGTACCGAGGCCCGCTCGATCGCCCGGCTGCTCGCCCCGCGCGGGGTGGCCGTGTACGGGGCCAGCGCCACCGGGCAGGGGGTCGGCGCGGCGGTGCTCGGGCACCTGCGCGACTTCGGCTTCACCGGTGCGGTCGTACCGGTGCATCCGAGCGCGGCCACGGTCGCCGGGCTGCCCGCATACCCGGCGGCGGCCGACGCCGGCGCGCCGGTGGACCTGGCGGTCGTCGCGGTGACCCCGGACGCGGTACCGGCGGTGGTGGCCGACGCGGCGGCGGCCGGGGCGCACGGCCTGGTGGTGATCTCCGCCGGGTTCGCCGAGGCCGGCCCGGCGGGCGCGGCGGCGCAGCGGGCCCTGGTCCGGCAGGCGCACGCCGCCGGGATGCGGGTGGTCGGCCCGAACTGCCTGGGTGTCGCCAACACCGACCCGGCGGTACGCCTCAACGCCACCGGGGCGCCGGTTCTGCCGCCGGCCGGCCGGGTCGGCTTCTTCAGCCAGTCCGGGGCGTTCGGGGTGGCGCTGCTCGCCGAGGCGGACCGGCGGGGCCTGGGACTGTCCAGTTTCGTCTCGGCCGGCAACCGGGCCGACGTCTCCGGCAACGACCTGCTCCAGTACTGGCAGGACGACCCGGCCACCGACGTGATCATGCTGTATCTGGAGACGTTCGGGAATCCGCGCAAGTTCGCCCGGTTGGCCCGGCGGATCGGCCGGTCGAAGCCGGTGGTGGCGCTCGCCTCCCCGGCCCGACCCGCCGCGACCGCCGTCCCGACGACCGCCGTCCCGACGACCGCCGCCCCGACGGTCGTGCCCGGCACCGGTCCGACGGCCGCCACCGAACCGGTGGGTGCGGCGGACACCGGCCCGGCGGCCGGTACCGGGCCGGTGTCCGTGCCGGGCATCGGGCCGGCGGGCGCGACCGGGTTGCCCGCCGGCCCGGACGAGGTGGCGGTGAGCGCGCTGTTCGCCCAGTCCGGCGTGATCCGGGTGGACACCGTCGCCGAACTGTTCGACGTCGGGGTGCTGCTGGCCAAGCAGCCGCTGCCGGCCGGGCGGCGGGTCGGCGTCGTCGGCAACTCCTCGGCGCTGGCCGGACTGACCGCCACCGCCTGCCTCGCCCACGGGCTCACCCTCGCCGACGGGTACCCGCGTGATCTCGGCCCGCACGCCGGGGCCACCGAGTTCGCCCTGGCCCTGGCCGAGACCGCCGCCGACGAGCGGGTCGACGCGCTGGTGGCGGTCTTCACCCCGCCGTTGCCCGGACAGCTGGTCGACGCCGACGCGGA
Proteins encoded in this region:
- a CDS encoding GNAT family N-acetyltransferase; the protein is MRETEPPRREGPGVSTLDQPVDVLLSDGTTVQLRAIRPDDGPGIVAMHSRFSERTRYLRYFSPYPRIPERDLHRFTHVDHRDREAFVVLAGDRIVAVGRYERLGPRSPDAEVAFVVEDEYQGRGIGSVLLEHLAEAAGHSGITSFVAEVLPANGAMLRVFADFGYQLQRQFADGVVHLSFPIAPTEQTLRVQRGREQRTEARSIARLLAPRGVAVYGASATGQGVGAAVLGHLRDFGFTGAVVPVHPSAATVAGLPAYPAAADAGAPVDLAVVAVTPDAVPAVVADAAAAGAHGLVVISAGFAEAGPAGAAAQRALVRQAHAAGMRVVGPNCLGVANTDPAVRLNATGAPVLPPAGRVGFFSQSGAFGVALLAEADRRGLGLSSFVSAGNRADVSGNDLLQYWQDDPATDVIMLYLETFGNPRKFARLARRIGRSKPVVALASPARPAATAVPTTAVPTTAAPTVVPGTGPTAATEPVGAADTGPAAGTGPVSVPGIGPAGATGLPAGPDEVAVSALFAQSGVIRVDTVAELFDVGVLLAKQPLPAGRRVGVVGNSSALAGLTATACLAHGLTLADGYPRDLGPHAGATEFALALAETAADERVDALVAVFTPPLPGQLVDADADIGAALPGALGAGKPVVTVFLAGKLPADVPAYSGVEEAVRALARVTRYADWLRRPPGTLPELPGVDPDAAEAAIRADGPDQAACLLAAYGVEVVDSVPVRSAVEAAAVAERIGFPVALKAAAAGLRHRLDLGAVRLDLTDPAAVRRAYAEMAAVFGADVLVQAMVPPGVACVVELVEDPTFGPVVGFGLGGVATELLGDRAWRAVPLTDRDAAELVDEPRAAPLLRGYRGAEPVDRSALVDLLLRVGRLADEQPRVRSLTLNPVLARPDGISVLHAAVRVGSAAARPDTGPRRL
- a CDS encoding acetoin utilization protein AcuC — encoded protein: MSDDTVVVWDEALLAYDLGDHPLDPVRVELTVALARELGVLDRPGVRLVKPEPADDALLTRVHRPEYLTAVRMAPQDPLWAGYGLGTSDNPVFEGMHESSALVAGASVAAAEAVWRGEARRAVNVAGGLHHAMADRAAGFCVYNDPAVAIARLLDLGAERVAYVDVDVHHGDGVQQIFWDDPRVLTVSLHETPLALFPGTGFPDETGGPGAQGSAVNVPLPPGVADAGWQRAFHAIVPSVLRAFRPQVLFTQCGADGHRLDPLADLHLSVDGQRATYLALRALADELCEGRWVATGGGGYALVEVVPRAWTHLLAVATGAPIDPATLTPPAWRELAAARRPDREVPLRMGDGVDPGYEPWQPTGEPTPVDRVIATTRRSVFPLLGLDPHDPRD